The following nucleotide sequence is from Aquarana catesbeiana isolate 2022-GZ linkage group LG08, ASM4218655v1, whole genome shotgun sequence.
agggtcaaaagcatCAGGAGAAGCTGAGCCTGAGTCTCAGGAAGAAGCTGTGAGCACGGATCAAATTTCAGAATGTGATGACAGTATTTTACTTGCAGAGGAACTGGAAGGCACTTCTAGTACCACAACAGATACAGAAGTGGGTGATGGATCCATTGCTATGACTGCAGTTTGTGATGTTACTGATCTAGGAGATGTGGATAGTGGTTCTATGCAGCCTAAACTAAAGCAATAtccatatgaaatgtttggttcACAAAAGCGATCATTCCAATTTCACTGGTTTGAAAAATATAATTGGCTAGAATATTCATGTtccaaaaatactgcattttgtttTGCTTGTCGAAATTTTGCCCCAAAAGGCAAGAGGCACAATCTGGACGCATTATTAACCACACAAGGTTTTAAAAATTGGAAACGTGCTTTAGATTCCTTCAAGGAGCATGAAAGAAGTGCTCTTCACAAGTCTAGCATGTTGGCATGGGCAGCTTGCAAAGATGCTAAACTGCGTGGAAATGTTGTAGAACAAATAGAAAAAGCTACTGAACTCCAAATTCGAGAAAGGCGACAATATCTAGAACGAATAGTTGCAACCACAGTGCTTCTTGCCAAGCAGGGCATATCATTTCGAGGTCATTTAGAAGGAGAAGGAAGCCTAAATAGAGGCAATTTTAAAGAGTGCTTAAATTATTTACGTAAATTTGATCCTTTCCTTCAAAAGTACAAGCCTCCAGGCAATGCTACGTACACTTCACCTTCATCACAAAATGATCTCATACAGTGCTGTTCAGAAGAAGTAACAAGTACAATTGTTAGGCAGTTAAAGAAATCTGGAATGTATGCCATAATGGCAGACGAAGCAAGGGATAAAAGAAAAGAGCAACTTGCTATCTGTGTACGCTTTGTTGAACCTGACACAAGTGCTGTAAAAGAACatttcctgggattttgtgaaCTGAAAGATTTAAGTGCAAACTCAATAACAGAATCTTTGGAAGATTGCCTCACAGTTAATGGTTTAGCCAATGTCCTCTGTGTTGCTCAAACGTACGATGGAGCTGCAGTTATGAGTGGCGTAATTGGTGGTGTACAAGCAAAGTTTCAGAAAAAACATCCTGAAGCTATTTATGTTCACTGTTATGCCCATGAACTAAACCTTGTACTCTGCTATACCTGTAAAGCAATCCCAGAGGCTTCAGATTTTTTTCAAACACTAGAAaacctttatacttttttttagtgtttcttttaCACAGCACCAAAAGTTCATTGATGTTCAGGTGCAACTTGGACTAAAAGAAACAGAACTAGTACAGCTCTCAGAGACACGTTGGTCTTGCCAGATACGTTCCATTACTGCCCTAATACGCAACTTTACAGCTGTTGTGTAGTGTCTTAAAGAGGAGAAATCTGCCATAGCCACTGGCTTGTTGATTAAATTACGCAGGTTATCAATGCGTTACTGCCTTTTTGCATTTGAATTGTTACTGGGTACTACAGAAGGTTTCCATAAGTTGCTTCAGAAGGAAAACCTAGATTTGTCTACTGCGTTAGAGTATAAAAAAGATGTTTGTACTTCATTAAGATCTCTAAGAACCAATGCCAAATCAGAGATATACTTCAAAAAGCTGTTTCTTTGTTTGACACTGACACTGAGAATCCACAAACATCCAGGCAAATTAAAAAACCAAGAATGATGGAAGACTTTGTGTGTGAAGCCAGACCAACACCACGTGATCATTTGTCAAGTGAAGATGATCTTAGAACAAAAATCTTTTACTCTTGCTTGGACCGAATGCTCTCTGAACTTGACCATCGTTTCTCAAGCATTAAAGAAACTTTGGTCAAGGGCATTGAGGCATGCAACCCACTTTCTTCATCTTTTCTGTCAGAAGACATAAAGGCACTTGCACAACATTACAAAATTGATCTGCACTATGAAGAAGTAGTTGTTGCTAAAAACTTCTTTGAACGCAAAAAACAGGAAGGTGTGGTACTAACAGTACAGCACATTTGCAAACTTTTGGATCCTTTAATGTTTCCAACGGTTAAAAAAATCATGCAAATTGTCCTAACAATTCCTGTGAGCAGCTGCTCTTGCGAAAGATCATTTAGTGCTTTGAGACGTCTTCATACATGGCTCAGAGGTACAATGGGGCAAGCAAGGCTTCATCATCTTGCAGTTCTTTCCATTGAAAAGGGCGTTTTGGAATCGGTGTCTGATGAATGTGTAATTGATCATTTTGGTAACAAACGATCACGAAGGCATACCTTGGTTCTATCAAGAGATTAACCATTACAAGCACTTCAGCTGCCTCAGTAAATTGAATTTGCTCCTGGCTGAAACTAATATTCTAAACTATACCTATAGTAGGGGTAGGGTAGCTAAAGAATAACAGTTAATGGTGGTTGGCTGTTTGGgatgctatgtacagtatctcaaaaaataagtacccatacac
It contains:
- the LOC141105415 gene encoding zinc finger MYM-type protein 1-like; this encodes MCNIPSTLKFFLELHHRNACQQQQCIGICNNKTEVGQADLMGTGKAEPEPEWKKHQRGKTPLRQQDMDIRNFFSKKGSKASGEAEPESQEEAVSTDQISECDDSILLAEELEGTSSTTTDTEVGDGSIAMTAVCDVTDLGDVDSGSMQPKLKQYPYEMFGSQKRSFQFHWFEKYNWLEYSCSKNTAFCFACRNFAPKGKRHNLDALLTTQGFKNWKRALDSFKEHERSALHKSSMLAWAACKDAKLRGNVVEQIEKATELQIRERRQYLERIVATTVLLAKQGISFRGHLEGEGSLNRGNFKECLNYLRKFDPFLQKYKPPGNATYTSPSSQNDLIQCCSEEVTSTIVRQLKKSGMYAIMADEARDKRKEQLAICVRFVEPDTSAVKEHFLGFCELKDLSANSITESLEDCLTVNGLANVLCVAQTYDGAAVMSGVIGGVQAKFQKKHPEAIYVHCYAHELNLVLCYTCKAIPEASDFFQTLENLYTFF